From Pseudomonas alcaligenes, a single genomic window includes:
- the mutM gene encoding bifunctional DNA-formamidopyrimidine glycosylase/DNA-(apurinic or apyrimidinic site) lyase, with protein sequence MPELPEVETTCRGIAPYLVGQRVSRVLVRERRLRWPIPEDLDVRLSGQRIEAVERRAKYLLIKAESGTLIGHLGMSGNLRLVPVGTPAAKHEHVDIELESGMALRYTDPRRFGALLWSSDPLNHELLSKLGPEPLTEAFDGERLYQQSRSRSMAVKPFIMDNAVVVGVGNIYATEALFAAGIDPRREAGSISRARYVALALEIKRILAHAIERGGTTLRDFVGGDGQPGYFQQELFAYGRGGEFCKSCGSTLREVKLGQRASVYCPKCQR encoded by the coding sequence ATGCCCGAATTACCTGAAGTCGAAACCACCTGCCGGGGGATCGCCCCCTACCTCGTCGGTCAGCGTGTCAGCCGCGTGCTGGTGCGCGAACGCCGGCTGCGCTGGCCGATTCCCGAAGACCTCGATGTGCGCCTGTCCGGGCAGCGCATCGAGGCCGTCGAACGACGCGCCAAGTACCTGCTGATCAAGGCCGAGAGCGGCACCCTGATCGGCCACCTGGGCATGTCCGGCAACCTGCGCCTGGTGCCGGTGGGCACCCCGGCGGCCAAGCACGAGCATGTCGACATCGAGCTGGAGTCGGGCATGGCGCTGCGCTACACCGATCCGCGGCGCTTCGGCGCGCTGCTGTGGAGCAGCGACCCGCTCAACCACGAGCTGCTCAGCAAGCTCGGCCCGGAGCCGCTGACCGAGGCCTTCGACGGCGAGCGCCTGTACCAGCAGTCGCGGAGCCGCTCGATGGCGGTCAAGCCGTTCATCATGGACAACGCGGTGGTGGTCGGGGTGGGCAACATCTACGCGACCGAGGCGCTGTTCGCCGCCGGCATCGATCCGCGCCGCGAAGCCGGCTCCATCTCGCGGGCGCGCTATGTGGCGCTGGCGCTGGAGATCAAGCGCATCCTCGCCCATGCCATCGAGCGTGGCGGCACCACCCTGCGCGACTTCGTCGGCGGCGATGGCCAGCCGGGCTACTTCCAGCAGGAGCTGTTCGCCTACGGGCGCGGTGGCGAGTTCTGCAAGAGCTGCGGCAGCACCCTGCGCGAAGTGAAGCTGGGCCAGCGCGCCAGCGTGTACTGCCCGAAATGCCAGCGCTGA
- a CDS encoding HDOD domain-containing protein, whose amino-acid sequence MAHDLSAEQIQQVLQGISVPPQPQIMVDLQMEQFLPNPDLKTIAKLISQDPGLSGALLKIVNSPFFGLSNRIASIQQAVNLLGCNSVINLINAQSIKGEMSDETIVILNRFWDTAQDVAMTCLTLAKRIGYQAPDEAYTLGLFHNCGIPLMLKRFPDYMTVLEEAYYNASSERRVVDTENRLLNTNHAVVGYFTAKSWNLPLHLCEAIANHHNALSFFEDDTGRDAQLKTLMAILKMAEHICGSYRVLGNQDEDHEWDSIQQHVLEYVGLTEYDFQTLKESIHDLGAG is encoded by the coding sequence ATGGCCCACGACCTTTCCGCCGAACAGATCCAGCAGGTGCTGCAGGGCATCAGCGTACCGCCGCAGCCACAGATCATGGTCGATCTGCAGATGGAGCAGTTCCTGCCGAATCCGGATCTGAAGACCATCGCCAAGCTGATCAGCCAGGATCCGGGCCTGTCCGGCGCGCTGCTGAAGATCGTCAACTCGCCGTTCTTCGGCCTGTCCAACCGCATCGCCTCGATCCAGCAGGCGGTCAACCTGCTGGGCTGCAACTCGGTGATCAACCTGATCAACGCGCAGTCGATCAAGGGCGAGATGAGCGACGAGACCATCGTCATCCTCAACCGCTTCTGGGACACCGCCCAGGACGTGGCCATGACCTGCCTGACCCTGGCCAAGCGCATCGGCTACCAGGCACCGGACGAGGCCTACACCCTCGGCCTGTTCCACAACTGCGGCATCCCGCTGATGCTCAAGCGCTTCCCCGACTACATGACGGTGCTGGAGGAGGCGTACTACAACGCCAGCAGCGAGCGCCGCGTGGTGGACACCGAGAACCGCCTGCTCAACACCAACCATGCGGTGGTCGGCTATTTCACCGCCAAGTCGTGGAACCTGCCGCTGCACCTGTGCGAGGCGATTGCCAACCACCACAACGCGCTGTCGTTCTTCGAGGACGACACCGGCCGCGATGCCCAGCTGAAAACCCTGATGGCGATCCTCAAGATGGCCGAGCACATCTGTGGCAGCTATCGGGTGCTGGGCAATCAGGACGAAGACCACGAGTGGGACAGCATCCAGCAGCACGTGCTGGAGTACGTCGGCCTCACCGAGTACGACTTCCAGACGCTCAAGGAGAGCATCCACGACCTGGGTGCCGGCTGA
- a CDS encoding class I SAM-dependent rRNA methyltransferase, with translation MSLPSLRLKANADRRLRAGHLWVYSNEIDVAASPLHGFQAGDQAILEAAGGKPLGIVAMSPNNLICARLLSRDVKHVLDKSLLVHRLNVCLSLRERLFDKPFYRLVYGDSDLLPGLVVDRFGDHLVVQLASAAMEQAKDAVVEALVQVLKPRGILFKNDSAARDAEGLERYVDTAFGQVPDWVDLEENGVKFQAPVLDGQKTGWFYDHRMNRARLAPYVKGKRVLDLFSYIGGWGVQAAAFGAGEVFCVDASGFALDGVERNATLNGFAEKVTCVEGDVFAALRELKSAEERFDVIVADPPAFIKRKKDIKNGEAAYRRLNETAMRMLNKDGILVSASCSMHLEEDHLQNILLTSARHLDRNIQLLERGAQGPDHPVHPAIAETRYIKSLTVRLLPNT, from the coding sequence ATGTCCCTGCCCAGCCTGCGCCTCAAAGCCAACGCCGATCGTCGCCTGCGCGCCGGCCACCTGTGGGTCTACAGCAACGAGATCGACGTGGCCGCCAGCCCGCTGCACGGCTTCCAGGCCGGCGACCAGGCCATCCTCGAAGCCGCCGGCGGCAAGCCGCTGGGCATAGTCGCGATGAGCCCGAACAACCTGATCTGCGCCCGCCTGCTGTCGCGTGACGTCAAGCACGTGCTGGACAAGTCGCTGCTGGTGCACCGCCTCAACGTCTGCCTGTCGCTGCGCGAGCGCCTGTTCGACAAGCCCTTCTACCGCCTGGTCTACGGCGATTCCGACCTGCTTCCCGGCCTGGTGGTCGACCGCTTCGGCGATCACCTGGTGGTGCAGCTGGCCTCGGCAGCCATGGAGCAGGCCAAGGACGCGGTGGTCGAGGCCCTGGTGCAGGTGCTCAAGCCGCGCGGCATCCTGTTCAAGAACGACTCCGCCGCGCGCGATGCCGAAGGCCTGGAGCGCTACGTCGACACCGCCTTCGGCCAGGTGCCGGACTGGGTCGATCTGGAAGAGAACGGCGTGAAGTTCCAAGCCCCGGTGCTGGACGGCCAGAAGACCGGCTGGTTCTACGACCACCGCATGAACCGCGCGCGCCTGGCGCCCTACGTCAAGGGCAAGCGCGTGCTCGACCTGTTCAGCTACATCGGTGGCTGGGGCGTGCAGGCCGCGGCCTTCGGCGCCGGTGAAGTGTTCTGCGTCGATGCCTCCGGCTTCGCCCTCGACGGCGTGGAGCGCAACGCCACCCTCAACGGCTTCGCCGAGAAGGTCACCTGCGTGGAAGGCGACGTATTCGCCGCCCTGCGGGAGCTGAAGTCCGCCGAAGAACGCTTCGACGTGATCGTGGCCGACCCGCCCGCCTTCATCAAGCGCAAGAAGGACATCAAGAACGGTGAGGCCGCCTACCGCCGCCTCAACGAAACGGCCATGCGCATGCTCAACAAGGACGGCATCCTGGTCAGCGCCAGCTGCTCCATGCACCTGGAGGAAGACCACCTGCAGAACATCCTGCTGACCAGCGCCCGCCACCTGGATCGCAACATCCAGCTGCTCGAGCGTGGCGCCCAGGGCCCGGATCACCCGGTGCACCCGGCCATCGCCGAGACCCGCTACATCAAGAGCCTGACGGTACGCCTGCTGCCCAACACCTGA
- a CDS encoding outer membrane protein codes for MGSINKIIGASLALASLGLAGAPVQAADNTQWEGFYLGAAAGNREQKIDWEQRDISLPFSGYPSIELQGVDDSSKSDNGYFALYGGYNWLLSERVLLGLELSAGYADSQSQKYAVDFSEGQGYPSATTTRIQADWDASLRGRAGYLITPSLLVYGAAGIAATRLESSTTCPSDGYVCSPYSPARHESHDETVWGWTAGLGLEASLSEHLLARAEYQYSDYESTSFDTMSQEDYEAFGVKSEVDSRSQTLTLGLGYKF; via the coding sequence ATGGGGAGCATCAACAAGATCATTGGCGCCAGCCTGGCGCTGGCCAGCCTCGGCCTCGCCGGCGCGCCCGTGCAGGCCGCCGACAATACCCAATGGGAAGGTTTCTACCTGGGTGCTGCCGCCGGTAACCGCGAGCAGAAGATCGACTGGGAACAGCGCGACATCAGCTTGCCGTTCTCGGGTTATCCCTCGATTGAACTGCAGGGCGTGGACGACTCGTCGAAAAGCGACAACGGCTACTTCGCCCTGTATGGCGGCTACAACTGGCTGCTGAGCGAGCGCGTACTGCTGGGCCTGGAGCTCAGCGCCGGCTATGCCGACAGCCAGTCGCAGAAATACGCCGTCGACTTCAGCGAAGGCCAGGGCTACCCAAGCGCGACCACCACCCGCATCCAGGCCGACTGGGATGCCAGCCTGCGAGGCCGCGCCGGCTACCTGATCACCCCGAGCCTGCTGGTCTATGGCGCCGCCGGTATCGCTGCCACCCGCCTGGAGTCGAGCACCACCTGCCCGAGCGACGGCTATGTCTGCAGCCCCTACTCCCCGGCCCGCCATGAAAGCCACGACGAAACCGTGTGGGGCTGGACGGCCGGCCTGGGTCTGGAAGCCAGCCTGAGCGAGCACCTGCTGGCCCGCGCCGAGTACCAGTACAGCGACTACGAAAGCACCTCGTTCGACACCATGAGCCAGGAAGACTACGAGGCCTTCGGGGTCAAGAGCGAAGTGGACAGCCGCAGCCAGACCCTGACCCTGGGCCTGGGCTACAAGTTCTGA
- a CDS encoding DUF4153 domain-containing protein: MSVSPSRSLFFYLAIGLAQGLLLWWGLSLGDASRWLASLACALITLSLVGGLGLQLLGGHSRERGALTLLAALAGLMALISGWLFWQARPFDDSGSDDAQLLVSWSLCAQVLGYIGIAFILSWPTRAQGRLRYEDLFRHAWNNVFILLLALLLVGIFCLLLGLWGGLFVMLGIELFSDLFSSRGFMAISPLLVFAVGVRMGHANERVIGLLRGVLLALCRFLLPLSALIAVLFSLALPLTGLQAIWSTGHSTAILLCLVLLNLLFINGVFQDGGEAQAYPRPLRRLVELAILCLVPLAAIAGYSLYLRIGQYGLTPQRVYAALLVLVSGVHALALLWALRPRQAVWLGSLRRSNPPIALLLCALLVVLHSPWLNPLELSARSQVQRLLAGQVSTEAFDLDHLRYELGRPGRQHFDALQARLEAGELFDGKQRSQLLARMQQVVEQGRAGQLADASPAMPAQTLAWIGPAEDETQRVVDEQSLKDECDFAGCLLWAVDMDGDGRNEVLLLPTQHYGSALLFFARAEQGKWQVAGRFEQVYSTEELIEAARAGTVQKVAPRYQSLRVGQQLLVPLPPEE; the protein is encoded by the coding sequence ATGAGCGTTTCACCCTCCCGATCCCTGTTTTTCTATCTGGCCATCGGCCTGGCCCAGGGCCTGCTGCTCTGGTGGGGCCTGAGCTTGGGCGATGCGTCGCGCTGGCTGGCCAGCCTGGCCTGCGCGCTGATCACCCTGAGCCTGGTCGGCGGCCTGGGCCTGCAGCTGCTCGGCGGGCACAGTCGCGAGCGTGGCGCGCTGACCCTGCTGGCCGCTCTCGCCGGGCTGATGGCGCTGATCAGCGGCTGGCTGTTCTGGCAGGCCCGGCCGTTCGACGACTCGGGCAGCGACGACGCCCAGCTGCTGGTCAGCTGGAGTCTGTGCGCCCAGGTGCTGGGCTATATCGGCATCGCCTTTATCCTCAGCTGGCCGACCCGTGCCCAGGGGCGCCTGCGCTACGAGGATCTGTTCCGCCATGCCTGGAACAACGTCTTCATCCTGCTTCTGGCGTTGTTGCTGGTGGGCATCTTCTGCCTGTTGCTGGGGCTCTGGGGCGGGCTGTTCGTCATGCTCGGCATCGAGCTGTTCAGCGACCTGTTCTCCTCCCGCGGCTTCATGGCGATCAGCCCGTTGCTGGTATTCGCCGTGGGCGTGCGCATGGGCCACGCCAATGAGCGGGTGATCGGCCTGCTGCGCGGCGTGCTGCTGGCGCTGTGCCGTTTCCTCCTGCCGCTCAGTGCGTTGATCGCCGTGCTGTTCAGCCTGGCGTTGCCGCTCACCGGGTTGCAGGCGATCTGGAGCACCGGCCATTCGACGGCGATCCTGCTGTGCCTGGTCTTGCTCAACCTGCTGTTCATCAATGGCGTGTTCCAGGACGGTGGCGAGGCGCAGGCCTACCCGCGTCCGCTGCGCCGGCTGGTGGAGCTGGCGATCCTCTGCCTGGTGCCGCTGGCTGCCATCGCCGGTTATTCGCTGTATCTGCGCATCGGCCAGTACGGCCTGACCCCGCAGCGGGTCTATGCCGCCCTGCTGGTGCTGGTGAGCGGCGTGCATGCCCTGGCGCTGCTCTGGGCCCTGCGCCCCCGGCAGGCGGTGTGGCTGGGCAGCCTGCGCCGCAGCAATCCACCCATTGCCCTGTTGCTGTGTGCCCTGCTGGTGGTGCTGCACAGCCCCTGGCTGAATCCGCTGGAGCTCAGCGCGCGCAGCCAGGTGCAGCGCCTGCTGGCTGGGCAGGTCAGTACCGAGGCATTCGATCTCGATCATCTGCGCTATGAACTGGGGCGGCCGGGGCGCCAGCATTTCGATGCCCTGCAGGCGCGGCTGGAGGCTGGCGAGCTGTTCGATGGCAAACAGCGCAGCCAGTTGCTGGCGCGTATGCAGCAGGTGGTCGAGCAGGGGCGTGCGGGACAGCTGGCGGATGCGTCACCGGCCATGCCGGCGCAGACCCTGGCCTGGATCGGCCCGGCCGAGGATGAGACACAGCGGGTGGTGGACGAGCAGAGCCTGAAGGATGAATGCGACTTCGCCGGCTGCCTGCTGTGGGCCGTGGACATGGATGGCGACGGCCGCAACGAGGTGCTGCTGTTGCCGACCCAGCACTATGGCAGCGCGCTGTTGTTCTTCGCTCGCGCAGAACAGGGCAAGTGGCAAGTGGCAGGGCGTTTCGAGCAGGTCTACTCGACCGAGGAGCTGATCGAGGCGGCGCGCGCGGGCACGGTGCAGAAGGTGGCGCCGCGCTACCAGAGCCTGCGGGTCGGTCAGCAGTTGCTGGTGCCGCTGCCGCCCGAGGAGTGA
- the ilvD gene encoding dihydroxy-acid dehydratase: protein MPDYRSKTSTHGRNMAGARALWRATGMKDEDFKKPIIAIANSFTQFVPGHVHLKDLGQLVAREIEKHGGVAKEFNTIAVDDGIAMGHDGMLYSLPSREIIADSVEYMVNAHCADAIVCISNCDKITPGMLMAALRLNIPVVFVSGGPMEAGKTKLASHGLDLVDAMVVAADDSCSDEKVAEYERSACPTCGSCSGMFTANSMNCLTEALGLSLPGNGSTLATHSDREQLFLRAGRLAVELCQRYYGEGDESVLPRNVASFKAFENAMALDIAMGGSTNTILHLLAAAQEAEIDFDLRDIDRLSRKVPQLCKVAPNIQKYHMEDVHRAGGVFSILGELARGGLLHTDVPTVHSPSMADAIAQWDITQTQDEKVHTFFKAGPAGIPTQTAFSQSTRWDSLDDDRENGCIRSVAHAYSQEGGLAVLYGNIALDGCVVKTAGVDESIHVFEGTAKIFESQDSAVKGILADEVKAGDIVIIRYEGPKGGPGMQEMLYPTSYLKSKGLGKACALLTDGRFSGGTSGLSIGHASPEAAAGGAIGLVREGDKILINIHERTINLLVSDEEISHRRHEQDKKGWKPVAPRARKVTTALKAYALLATSADKGAVRNKALLDG from the coding sequence ATGCCCGATTACCGCTCGAAGACCTCCACCCACGGCCGCAACATGGCCGGCGCCCGCGCCCTGTGGCGCGCCACCGGGATGAAGGACGAAGACTTCAAGAAACCGATCATCGCCATCGCCAACTCCTTCACCCAGTTCGTGCCCGGCCACGTGCACCTGAAGGATCTCGGCCAGCTGGTCGCCCGCGAGATCGAAAAACACGGCGGCGTGGCCAAGGAATTCAACACCATCGCGGTCGACGACGGCATCGCCATGGGCCACGACGGCATGCTCTATTCGCTGCCGAGCCGCGAGATCATCGCCGACTCCGTGGAGTACATGGTCAACGCCCACTGCGCCGACGCCATCGTGTGCATCTCCAACTGCGACAAGATCACCCCCGGCATGCTGATGGCCGCCCTGCGCCTGAACATTCCGGTGGTGTTCGTCTCCGGCGGGCCGATGGAAGCCGGCAAGACCAAGCTGGCCAGCCACGGCCTCGACCTGGTCGACGCCATGGTGGTCGCCGCCGACGACTCCTGCTCCGACGAGAAGGTCGCCGAGTACGAGCGCAGCGCCTGCCCGACCTGCGGCAGCTGCTCCGGCATGTTCACCGCCAACTCGATGAACTGCCTGACCGAAGCCCTGGGCCTGTCCCTGCCGGGTAACGGTTCGACCCTGGCCACCCACAGCGACCGCGAGCAGCTGTTCCTGCGCGCCGGCCGCCTGGCCGTCGAGCTGTGCCAGCGCTACTACGGCGAAGGCGACGAGTCGGTGCTGCCGCGCAATGTCGCCAGCTTCAAGGCGTTCGAGAACGCCATGGCCCTGGACATCGCCATGGGCGGCTCGACCAACACCATCCTGCACCTGCTGGCCGCCGCCCAGGAGGCGGAAATCGATTTCGACCTGCGCGACATCGATCGCCTGTCGCGCAAAGTGCCGCAGCTGTGCAAGGTGGCGCCGAACATCCAGAAGTACCACATGGAAGACGTGCACCGCGCCGGCGGTGTCTTCTCCATCCTCGGCGAACTGGCCCGTGGCGGCCTGCTGCACACCGACGTGCCGACCGTGCACAGCCCGAGCATGGCCGACGCCATCGCTCAGTGGGACATCACCCAGACCCAGGACGAGAAGGTGCACACCTTCTTCAAGGCAGGCCCTGCCGGCATCCCGACCCAGACCGCGTTCAGCCAGAGCACCCGCTGGGACAGCCTGGACGATGACCGCGAGAACGGCTGCATCCGCTCCGTCGCCCACGCCTACTCGCAGGAAGGCGGCCTGGCCGTGCTGTACGGCAACATCGCCCTCGACGGCTGCGTGGTGAAGACCGCCGGCGTGGACGAGTCGATCCACGTGTTCGAAGGCACGGCGAAGATCTTCGAGAGCCAGGACAGCGCCGTTAAGGGCATCCTCGCCGACGAAGTGAAGGCTGGCGACATCGTGATCATCCGCTACGAAGGCCCGAAAGGCGGCCCGGGCATGCAGGAAATGCTCTACCCGACCTCGTACCTGAAGTCCAAGGGCCTGGGCAAGGCCTGCGCCCTGCTCACCGACGGCCGCTTCTCCGGCGGCACCTCGGGTCTGTCGATCGGCCACGCCTCGCCGGAAGCGGCAGCCGGCGGCGCCATCGGCCTGGTACGCGAAGGCGACAAGATCCTGATCAATATCCACGAGCGCACCATCAACCTGCTGGTCAGCGACGAGGAAATCTCCCATCGCCGCCACGAGCAGGACAAGAAGGGCTGGAAACCGGTAGCACCGCGCGCGCGCAAGGTGACCACCGCACTCAAGGCCTACGCCCTGCTGGCCACCAGCGCCGACAAGGGCG